A single window of Rhipicephalus microplus isolate Deutch F79 chromosome 5, USDA_Rmic, whole genome shotgun sequence DNA harbors:
- the LOC119173848 gene encoding very long chain fatty acid elongase 4, which produces MVSVLTYPKELYDYVWSFRDTRIDAWNSNITRGSFIIPLVITYVYVAKVGGPRWMKDRKPYDVRRAILAYNIFTVLANAYFLYRMLPLTLFGGGYSFLCQGIDTDRERDMAVISLNWWYLLVRIADFTDTMFFVVRKKYSHITHLHVSHHALIVLSGWIWLNFGSDGQAVLGTCINAFVHVIMYTYYFLTALGPRVQKYLWWKKYLTTIQIAQLVVVCAHSSLPLFFDCAYPKGLCYLEMAQLVLGIALFTNFYLKTYRAGGRSGPPLAEKSKEKGQ; this is translated from the coding sequence ATGGTATCCGTGCTCACGTACCCGAAGGAACTCTACGATTACGTCTGGTCGTTCCGAGACACGCGAATAGACGCATGGAACAGCAACATCACCAGGGGCAGCTTCATCATACCGCTGGTCATCACGTACGTGTACGTAGCCAAGGTTGGCGGCCCTCGGTGGATGAAAGATCGCAAGCCTTACGACGTCAGGCGAGCTATCCTCGCGTACAACATCTTCACCGTGCTTGCGAACGCCTACTTTCTGTACCGCATGTTGCCGCTGACTCTTTTCGGTGGTGGTTATAGTTTCCTCTGCCAGGGAATCGACACTGACCGCGAGCGAGACATGGCCGTCATTAGCCTCAACTGGTGGTACCTTCTGGTACGCATCGCCGACTTCACGGACACCATGTTCTTCGTGGTCCGAAAGAAGTACTCGCACATCACGCACCTTCACGTGTCGCACCACGCCCTGATCGTGCTCAGTGGCTGGATCTGGCTAAACTTCGGCAGCGACGGCCAGGCCGTGCTGGGCACTTGCATCAACGCGTTCGTGCACGTCATCATGTACACCTACTACTTCCTCACTGCCCTGGGTCCACGCGTGCAGAAGTACCTCTGGTGGAAGAAGTACCTCACCACCATCCAAATCGCTCAACTCGTGGTGGTCTGCGCCCACTCGTCCCTACCTTTGTTCTTCGATTGCGCCTACCCGAAAGGGCTGTGCTACCTCGAGATGGCTCAGCTTGTGCTTGGCATTGCCCTGTTCACGAACTTCTACTTGAAGACTTACAGGGCCGGTGGCAGGTCCGGACCACCACTGGCCGAAAAGTCGAAGGAGAAAGGCCAATGA